A genome region from Caminicella sporogenes DSM 14501 includes the following:
- the rpsJ gene encoding 30S ribosomal protein S10, translating to MANKSQKIRIRLKSYDHKVLDQSAAKIVETAKRTGAEVSGPVPLPTEKQIITILRAVHKYKDSREQFEMRTHKRLIDILRPTPKTIDSLMKLDLPAGVNIEIKL from the coding sequence ATGGCAAATAAAAGTCAAAAAATAAGAATAAGATTAAAATCTTATGATCACAAAGTACTTGATCAATCAGCTGCGAAAATAGTTGAAACTGCAAAGAGAACTGGTGCTGAAGTTTCTGGTCCAGTACCGCTTCCAACAGAAAAACAAATAATAACTATTTTAAGAGCAGTTCATAAGTACAAAGATTCTAGAGAACAGTTTGAAATGAGAACTCATAAGAGATTGATTGACATTTTAAGACCTACTCCTAAGACAATAGATTCATTGATGAAATTGGATTTACCAGCTGGAGTAAATATTGAAATTAAATTATAA